A single window of Anopheles moucheti chromosome 2, idAnoMoucSN_F20_07, whole genome shotgun sequence DNA harbors:
- the LOC128306097 gene encoding inositol polyphosphate multikinase-like yields MSQLKLPPYQKRKTSSTNRPTTLNVGKGGSTANQGNKSPLGYGMQTPDECPSLPDGFLPLPCQVAGHAFHKGTDSLGLLKSIDDGSVLKPVGKLLAGPREIKFYEQIAKATGEMRELVVLRELTPQYRGHRKLPVGGELIEFLMLEDLTQGMLEPCIMDVKIGRRSWDPMATEEKRRYEASKYGESRAAYGFCIPGFQFYSLQTGRLQRYGKEYGKKLTEVTVRDALRRFLNADGGLCRQQLIQFLTDLWNIQKWARTQTFYRLYASSVLLVYDARRLKPVLLHAGKKTPRTPNTPAPVGASGGGSTPNTPTVCTTSVNEVGDVEPLQHYFQIQRGHSINHNYEEDIKIMKENYTFMLDNLVGSYEDKIWAKARMIDFAHTFPLPPTEPPAVDRNYLEGIDSLVKLFEDLLKDCEIQNSPRQGVA; encoded by the exons TCCTCCACCAACCGGCCGACGACACTGAACGTTGGAAAGGGAGGAAGTACGGCCAACCAGGGTAACAAGTCACCGCTCGGGTATGGTATGCAAACACCGGACGAATGTCCATCGCTTCCGGACGGATTTCTGCCGTTGCCCTGTCAGGTAGCAGGGCACGCCTTCCACAAGGGAACCGACTCATTGG GTTTGTTGAAAAGCATCGACGATGGTTCCGTACTGAAACCGGTCGGCAAGCTACTAGCCGGTCCGCGTGAAATCAAGTTCTACGAACAGATAGCGAAAGCCACCGGCGAGATGCGGGAGCTTGTCGTACTGCGGGAACTGACACCGCAGTATCGTGGCCACCGGAAGCTACCGGTCGGCGGTGAGTTAATCGAATTTCTCATGCTGGAAGATCTCACGCAGGGCATGCTAGAACCGTGCATTATGGACGTGAAGATTGGCCGCCGTTCGTGGGACCCGATGGCGACGGAGGAAAAGCGTCGGTACGAAGCGTCCAAGTATGGCGAAAGTCGCGCAGCGTACGGTTTCTGCATTCCGGGCTTTCAGTTCTACTCGCTCCAGACCGGTCGGTTGCAACGCTACGGGAAAGAGTACGGCAAGAAACTTACGGAGGTAACGGTGAGGGATGCGCTGCGTCGGTTTCTGAACGCGGACGGTGGTCTTTGCCGTCAGCAGCTGATACAGTTTCTGACGGATTTGTGGAACATCCAGAAGTGGGCCCGGACGCAAACATTCTACCGGCTGTACGCTAGCTCGGTACTGCTCGTGTACGATGCACGCCGGCTAAAACCGGTACTGCTGCACGCGGGTAAGAAGACACCCCGAACACCGAACACACCGGCACCGGTTGGCGCtagtggtggtggcagcaccCCGAACACACCGACCGTCTGCACCACCTCCGTCAACGAGGTGGGTGATGTGGAACCGCTGCAGCACTACTTCCAGATACAGAGAGGTCACTCCATCAATCACAACTACGAAGAG gatattaaaattatgaaaGAAAACTATACGTTCATGCTGGACAATCTCGTTGGTTCGTACGAGGACAAGATCTGGGCCAAGGCGCGTATGATCGACTTTGCGCACACGTTTCCGTTGCCACCGACCGAACCACCTGCCGTCGACCGGAACTATCTCGAGGGCATAGACAGTCTTGTGAAGCTGTTCGAGGATCTTCTGAAGGACTGCGAGATACAAAACTCCCCCCGGCAGGGAGTTGCTTGA